ACGATTCACGCAACAACGCAGCAGCTTTCATTGAAACTGACGTACCTGTGATCCGCGGTCTGGATGCAAACTTTGCCGTTCGCGCCGATAAGACCGGTTCGTTCGATACGCACCTGTCCCCGAAGATTGGCCTGCGCTACCAGCCGATGGACACCCTGATGTTCCGCGCAACCTTGGCCGATGGCTTCCGCGCACCGAACATTCTGGAATCCGGTAAGGGTCTGGGTCGCACCTCGTTTGCAACCAACACCAGCGATCCGAAGCGCTGCGATCTGAGCACCAAGCTGTACAACTACCTGACAGCTCAAGCGAAGGGTGTTGTTGCAACACAAGACATGACCGACGTACAAACCCAGTACAACAACGATTGTAAGGGTGGCGTGGGTAACTTCGTGAAGGGTAACCCGGATCTGCAACCGGAAGTGACACGTAGCCAGTCGCTGGGTGTGGTCTTCTCGCCGACATCGCGCTTCTCCGTTGCTTTGGACTACTACGGCATCGAGCGTCACGACGAAATCAATACTCCTGATATCGCCGACGTTCTGGCACTGGAAGGCAAGCCGCAAGCTAGCACCATTCAACGCATTGACTCCACAGCCAACGATGCCCGTATCGCTACTATCGCCCAGAAGTATGGCTTCGGCACGCCGCTGGTCTACGCTGCAGGCTCGATCGGTGCAATCAACCAAAGCTGGGGCAATAGCGGCAAGACCAAGACCTCCGGTCTGGATCTGGATATCAAGCATCGCTTCGATATCGCCGGTGTCGGTCGCGTGCGCGTAGGTCTGGACGCAAACTACCTGCTGTCCTACAAGACGTTCAACACAGCCACCAACAACTGGGGTGCGGATCGCGGCGGTGATTACCTGATCCCGCGCTTCAACGCCACTCTGACCGGCTCGCTGACACGCGGTGTGTGGACTAACACGCTGATCGCCTACCATACCGGTGGCTACAGCCAGAACGATCTGCAGAACCCGACCTGGTGTAAGTCCAAGTCCATTTCTGAAGATAAGTGTGGCGTTGGTTCCGACACCACCTACGACTGGGCGCTGTCCTACCGTGGCGTGAAGAACCTGACCGTCGACTTCATGCTGAAGAACCTGACCAACAAGGAAGCCCCAGTTGACTTCCGCGGTGGTTACTCCATCACCCACTGGCGTATCGCCCAACTGGGTCTGGATTACAAGTTCTTCTAAGCTAGCTCACTCAGCACCCATGCAAAAAGCCCAGAGTCATCTGGGCTTTTTTTCATTTATTTAAAAATGTGTATCCAAAATGCAATTAATTAGCGGTCAAAACGATACATATTTTCATAGATTGATACATATATTCGCAATCATACCCAGCTCAGGATCATCGCAACCGTAGAATATATAAATTGCCCTCGGCACCACCTCCTCAACTTTCATGCAATCTGGAATGCGCTCACGCTTCCTCGCTGACGGGCAATAAGATACGGAGAACTTCAGATGAGAATGAAGACAATCAGCAAAGCGGTCATGTTGCTGGGCGCATTTGGCGCAGCATCACTCACCATGGCTGCTGACAACAGCACAGACGCATCCCAAACAGCAAAAGTAGATCGCATCGAAATTACTGGCTCAAACATCAAGCGAACCAAAGCCGAGCGAGCATCACCCGTTCAGGTGATCACCGGCGATGAAAGTATTCGCCTGGGCGCGAACACCGTAGCCGATATTGTGACCAATATTGCCTCTGCAAGTTCCGGCGGGGTAAACGATGCCAATCCGATTCTGAACGCAGGTTTTTCCAGCGCTGTTTCCAGCGTATCCCTGCGAGGCATGGGCTCATCTGCCGTACTGGTACTGATTAACGGTCGTCGCATTGCCCCAGCTCCTTTTGCTGATCCAAACTCTGGTCAACAAAATCTGTTTGACTTGGGTGCCATTCCTGCCGCTGCTGTCGATCGTACAGAAATCCTGATGGATGGTGCTTCTGCGATTTACGGCTCGGATGCCGTCGCAGGTGTGATTAACGTCCGCCTCAAGAAAGAATTCAAAGGCACCACGCTGAACGCAGGTGCTGGTGCAAATGAAAAGGGTGACTTCCGCAATTCGAAGTTGGGCGTAACATTTGGCGTAGGCAGCTTGGCAGATGACCGTTACAACGTATTCGGTTCCTTTCAGCATTCCGATCGTAAGATCACTCCAACGTCGGCCATCGCAGATCAGATCTACCCTGAAGCAGCTGCGTACTACGGCTGGATGAATCCAATCTTCCCGGCAACCTTCTCGACAAGTGTGCCATCCGCTTTTGCGCCGTTGTACTACAGCAAGAAAGCAGCAACCGCGACCACATACGCCAACTTTATTGGTATGGATCCGCGCTGTCCGGCCAATATGGTGAGCAAGTCAAATGCCACCTCTACCGGTAGCACATACAACAAAAATGTCTGCTACTTCGACACCTGGGCACGCAGCTACCAGCAAACCCCCGCGACTAGCGATGCACTGAATCTGCGTGGCACTTTTGATCTTGGCAATGACCTGCGTGCCTCTGCGGATATCATCTACACCCGCAAGGATATCGAAACGCCAGGTAACGGTTCGACCGTAGCAGGTGAAGCAGGTAACTCATGGGTACGCGGCGATGGCTCGTTAATGCGCTACTTCCTGGTACTGCCAACCACCCACGCAGACAATCCGACTGCAGGCAAGCCGGGGGCAACACCTGTCTCCCTCCAATATCGCTTTGCCGACATTGACCGCCGTGACCGTACCGTACTGGAAGCACTGCGCGTAGGCGGACAGCTGGAAGGTTCCAATCTGGGCTGGGACTGGACTCTGGGCCTAACCCACAATGAGACCCGTCGCAAGACAAATATGAAGGGTCTGATCAATACAGCAGCGCTGGATGCAGCCGTTGCCAATGGCAGCTACCGCTTTGGCTCACCCACAAATAGCGATGCCGTAAAATCAGCCATCAGCCCGGACAACAACGACGGCGGCAAGGCAGTGGTTGACCAAATCGACCTTCGCGGTAGCCGCGAACTGTTCGACCTCAAGGGTGGCCCGGCAGCGATTGCCTCCGGCGTTGAGGCACGTCGCGACTCTCTGAACGTCTATAATGACGATAAAATCATGAAGGGTCAGACACTGTCCCGCGGCGCATCCAGCGCTGACGGCACTCGCAATGTCTACTCGGCATTTGGTGAAGTTGTACTGCCAGTCCTAAACGAGCTGGAGCTGACTGGTGCCGCCCGCTTTGACCATTACAGCGACTATGGCAATTCGCGCACACCAAAGCTCGGCTTCAAGTTCATGCCGAATGACACCATCGCTTTCCGCGGTACCTATGGTGAATCATTCCGTGCACCATCCTTGTCGCAAATATCGAAGTCGGCAGTGACCTCCTTCACTGCAACCAACGATGCCACACGCTGTAACTTCCTGACGCAACCAGGCGTTGCCGAAAAAAATGGTATTGCTCGTGATCCTAAAACCGGCACACCAGTCACCCCGATTTGCAGCTCCAGTCCAAGCACTGCATCCATCATTTCGCCGAACCTGGGCATTCAACCAGAAACAGCCAAGTCCAAAACGCTGGGCTTTGTGATTTCGCCAAGCAAGAATTTCAGCCTGTCTCTGGATTGGTTCAAGATTCACAAGCGTGACGAAATTGACCGTATCTCCGGTACGACCGCCGTCGAAAATGAGGCTAAAAATCCAGCAGGCGTGATTCGCGACAATAGCGATGCCTTACTGCTCAAAGACGCAAATGGCTTGCCAGTCGCAGGTACAGGCCCAATCCTGTACACACTGCGTCGCTTCGAAAACCTGGGCGAAACCATCCTCACCGGTTTTGATCTGGATACTACCGTTACCACCAAGCTTGGTCAGTATGGCAAGGTTGTGACGCGCCTGACTGCCCAGTATCTCTCATCCTTCCAACAGAGTGCGAAGGCAGGGGAACCGCTGATCGAGTACGCAGGCACCTACAGCAATCCGTACACCGTGGGTGAAAGTGGCGGACTGCCGCATACTAAAGCACAGCTCAAAAACAGCTGGAACCAAGGTGACTGGGATGCATTCGTCAATCTGAACTACACAGGCGGGTACAACCTGAAAGCCAGTGCTGATCGCGGTTGTTCATCCACCTTTTCTACCACTGCCATGGTGTCGTTCAGCCCATCTTGCGATGTGCGCTCAAATGTCACATTTGATGCAGGCGTAGGCTACTTCGGTATCAAGAACACCACGATTCGTCTGAATGTATACAACCTGACAAACCGCAAGGCGCCATTGGATCTGTCTTGGGCAGATTCCGGCACAGGTGGCATTCCAGCCAGCCTGTATTCGGTTCAGGGCAGAAGTTTCAGCCTGAGCGCGATCTACTCGCTTAAATAACGCAAACTTATTTGTCAAAACAAAGCCTCTGATTGCAACGATCAGGGGCTTTATTTTCTAAAAAGGTAGATTGAACTTTTCAGTTTAACCATATAGCTTTTTAACAATCAAGTGCTCGCCCCATCGCCAAAACCGGAAAAAACAATCGCAACATACTGTTTTAAAAATGAAATGCAAATTAAAATACACTAATATAGCATCTGATCATATACACATTGATACAACAGTCATTCACCAATTAAGACACATCGCTGCGCTTTCTTCGGTGTGATTCCCGCCCTTCCGTAAAATACGGTGCATCACATAGGCATGCTTTCGACCGTGCGTCGATCAAATGGTTCCGAACACCCCGCCTTATTGATTGATTAAAAGTGTCGACCTAAACGGAGAACTACAAGATGCAATTGAAAAAAATCAGCCAGGCCCTGCTGATGATCGGCACGACCGCTGCCATCAGTCAGTTTGCGCACTCGGCAGACGCCAACAGCGACGATACAAAGAAAGTTGAAAAAATCACCGTCACTGGCTCTAACATCAAGCGCGTGAACACCGAAGCACCTGCCCCGATTCAGATCATCTCGAAGAAAGAGATTGAGCGTAGTGGTTTCAGCACCATTAGTGACGTATTGCAGAACATCCCCGGTAACAATTCCGGCGGCTTTAACGAATCCAACGTAAACAGCTTCGCAGCTGGTGCAGCTGCAGTGTCGCTTCGCGGTCTAGGCGCTCAAGCTACGCTGGTGCTGGTAAACGGCCGTCGCATGACCAATTACGGCTTTGCCAATGGTGGTCAGTCCACGTTCGTCGACTTGAACACGATTCCGCTTGAAGCAGTCGAGCGTGTGGAAATTCTGAAAGACGGCGCTTCGGCCATTTACGGCTCCGATGCGATGGCAGGCGTAATTAACATTATCCTGCTGCCAAGCTATCAAGGCTTCAAGACAAGTGCTTCGGCAGGCATTTCCGCCCGCAACGACGGCCAAACAACCCGTCTGACTGCGACTGCCGGTTTTGGTGATCTGGCTACCCAGCGCTGGAATATGTTCCTGAATGCAGAAGCATACGACCGCAAGCCAATCTATCAACGCGATCGTGATGCACCATTCAACTCTACTGATCGCCGCGTCATCGGCCAAGCAGATGGTCGCTCGACTCAGTCCTATCCGGGCAATATCTACACTTACAATCCTGTCACAAAAGCTGAAGTGGCCTTCCTGCAGCCGCTCAAGGGATGTGCTCCGGAAAACCTGAATGGTGGCCCAGCCGTGAACGGCGGCAGCACATTAACCGGCCGCTGTTTGCTGAACGCCAATGACTACATCGTTGCCAGCCCGAAATCAAAGCGCGAGAACGTCTACAGCCGCGCCACATTCCAGCTGAGCGAAGATTTGCAGGCCTTCGTAGAGGCTGGCCGGAACGAGACGAAGACCCAAACGATTTCGACTCCGACCGCGCTGACCAGCTGGTTGCGTGCAACAGATCTGCAACTCGTGACAGTTTCGCCGACAATTCTGCCAGTTGGAAACCCTAACAATCCGACCAAAGCGCCTGTCAGTATCCGCTATGCATTCGGTGATGTTGGCCCTCGCACTCAAGATCTGGACTCCAAACTGACTCGATTCGTTGGCGGCCTGAAGGGCACCACCGGCAATTGGGACTGGGATGTTGCGGCCAGCTTAATCAAGAGCGAAACAGCAGCCTCCCGCCACGGTTACGTGCTTTCCAGCGTGTTCAATGAAGTTGTCCAGAATGGCACCTACATCTTTGGTGATCGCTCAAAGAACAGTGCAGCACTGTATGACCGCCTGGCACCAGAACTGGTTCGCACCGGCGATACGTCCACCAAGAGCGTCGACTTGAAGGTATCCAACAGCGACCTCTATCAATTGCCTGCTGGTTCTGTCGGCTTTGCTGCCGGTGTCGGCTTCCGCAAGGAAGATCTGCATGACAACGCCGATTCACGCATCGCAAGTGGCGATGTGATTGGTCTGGGTGCAACCAGCGCCAATGGTGAACGTAAGGCAAGCAACGTATTCGTGGAATTGTCTGTTCCGCTGCGAGCAGACCTCGAAGCTCAGTTTGCTGCTCGTTATGACCATTTCAGCGACTTTGGTAACTCCACCACACCGAAGATTGGTCTGAAGTGGACCCCCGCGAAGGATATCGCCGTTCGTGGTACCTATGCAGAAGGGTTCCGCGCACCGTCGCTGCCTGAAATTTCACAAAGTGTGCTGACCGGCTTCTACAACGGCCTGCAGGATCCGTCCCGTTGTCCGACCACAGCTGCCGCAGCTGATTGTAACGGCTCCTTCCCGGCTCTGATTGGCGCCAATCCGACCTTGAAGCCGGAAACATCGAAGAGCTACACAACAGGCATCATCTTCGAGCCGAACCGTTCAATCAATGTGTCCGTGGACTTCTACTACATCAATCGTAAACACGAAATTGGTGCCTTGGATCCAGAAGTACTGCTGGGTAACGAGTCTCAGTACCCCGGCTTGGTGATCCGCGGCCCGGTAAACCCAGCTCAGCCCAATATTCCTGGCCCGATTCAGTACATGAAGCTGAACTACCAGAATCTGGGTGAGACCAAGACCAAGGGCGTCGACTTCGATCTGCGTACCCGCACCAATCTTGGTGAATTTGGCGTGCTGTCCACTGGCTTGAATGCAACTTACACAATCTCCTATCTGGTTCGCCCGACAGAAGAAAGTGATTTGCTCGAGTACAATGGCACCCATAACCAGCCGCGCATCCGCGCCAACTTCACCACGACACTGGAGCGCGGTCCGTGGGCAACAACATTGAGCGCCAACGCCGTCGGTTCGTTCTCGTACTCTGGTAGCCCGCTCTCTGCTTGCCCGGCCTCAGTGGCAAACTATCGTCCGGGTGGCTGTGAAATTGGTTCCTTTACCACTTATAACCTGAACGTCGGTTACACCGGGTTTAAGGGCTGGAGACTGGCTGCGAACATTCAGAATCTGACCAATCGCATGCCACCGATCGATACGACCTACACGCAGAACTACGACTACAACTACCACAATATTATCGGTCGCTTCTACACCGTGAGTGCTTCGTACTCGTTTAAGTAAGCCTTAACAGAGAGGCCTTACCATTCCAACCCCGGCTAGCTTTGCTGCCGGGGTTTTCATTTAGCTATGCACATCCGACAGCAACTGATCCTCAACCACACTTGAAATTTCCACCCAGCACGTCACAATCACCTTTTTACCATTCCCTTTGATGATCCTCTTATGAATGCGCCTGATACCGCCTCCGTTCCCGCCGTCGCGACAGCCGACTCCCACGCACTAAACGTCATTATCCTGGCTGCAGGACAAGGCAAGCGCATGAACTCACGCTTGCCGAAAGTCCTCCAGCCCATTGCAGGACGTCCGATGCTTGGACATGTACTGGATGCTGCCCGCACATTGGGTGCTGCCCGGATTATCGTGGTGCATGGCCATGGCGGCGATCAGGTACAAGCAGCGTTTTCTCGTGAAACCGACATCGTGTGGGCGCATCAGGCAGAACAATTGGGTACCGGACATGCGGTAGCGCAAGCCCTGCCTTTCTGTACCGAGGGCATGGCCTTGGTGCTGTATGGTGATTGCCCGCTGATTACCGCACCTACTTTGCAGCAGCTGGTCGCATCAACACAGGGCAGCACCCTGTCCGTCCTGACAGCGCATCTGGACACCCCCACCGGTTACGGTCGAATCGTGCGGGATGGTGCAGGTAAGGTATTGCGCATCGTCGAACAGAAAGATGCCTCTCCCGAAGAAGCCAGTATCCGTGAAATCAACACCGGCTTTGTGGCCGCCCCTGTCGAGAAGCTGGGCGACTGGCTGCCACAGTTGCGCAATGCCAATGCACAGGGCGAATACTATCTGACCGATGTGATTGCCATGACGGTTGCTGACGGGCTGGAAGTTGCCACCCGCAGCTGCGATCACTGGGAAGCCGCAGGCGTAAACGATAAGCGCCAGCTCGCTGAACTGGAGCGAGTCTATCAACGCCGCGCAGCGGATCAACTGCTGGCGCGTGGTGTAACCTTGCTCGATCCCAGCCGCTTTGATTTGCGTGGCACACTGCAGTGCGGCAAGGATGTAGAAATTGACGTCAATGTCATCTTCGAGGGCGATGTGGTGCTGGCCGATGGTGTGCGGATCGGTGCCAATTGCGTGATTCGTAATGCGGTGATCGGCGAAGGCGTCATCATCAAATCGCATACCGTGATCGAAGATAGCATCATCGGCAAGGGTAGCGATGTGGGCCCGTTTGCCCGCCTGCGTCCGGACACCGTACTGGGCGAAAAAGTACACATCGGCAATTTCGTCGAAACCAAGAAAGCACGACTTGGCAATGGCACCAAGGCAGGTCATCTCGCCTATCTGGGCGATGCGGTCATCGGTGAACGGGTGAATGTGTCAGCAGGCGTGATTACCTGCAATTACGATGGCGCCAACAAGTTTGTCACGACCATTGGTGACGATGCCTTTATTGGCACGGATAGCCAGCTGGTGGCACCGGTAATCATTGAAACGGGTGCATACATCGCAGCGGGCTCGACCATTACCAAAACGGCTCCAGCCGATGCGCTCACCATCTGCCGGGCTCGCGAACAAAAGTCGATTTCCGGCTGGAAGAAGCCCGTCAAACAGCCAAAGGCATAAAGTGTGATGTGAAGGCGTCGGTAAACCGGCGCCGCGCCAGCTCACCCATGTGCAAGCCGCACTTGGTGCGTCGCCACAGCACATCGTCCGGATGACTGGCCCATTCATGCACCACCAGATATGCCACTTCGCGGCTATATAAGCCGGCACCCCAGTGTTCGCCCAGATCAGCAACATCATGAGCGCCGGAGAGTACCTGTTCCAGACGCGATCCGTACTGATGTGCCATACGCTGTAGCACCGGCGCATCCAGCCATGGCCAGCGTTGGGCGCACTGCTGCAGGAAGGATTCAAATTCGCAGTTGATATCCCCGCCCGGCAAATTCTCCGGTGCCTGCCTGATCGCGTGGACGGGGATTTGCATCGCCTCGCCCAGCATCTCGGCCGCCTGCATCGATAGCTGGCGGTACGTCGTCAGCTTGCCGCCAAATACCGACAATACCGGCGCACCGGACGTATCGAGACGCAACACATAGTCACGGCTGACCGCCGATGGATTGCCCGCATCATCGTCATGCAAGGGACGCACGCCGGAATACCGCCAGACTACATCGCGCGGATCCGGGGGATGCTTGAAGTAGGGTGCAAGTGCATTACAGAGATAGCTGACTTCTTCATCACTGCAGCTTGCCTGTGCTGGATCCCCTTCGTACGCTTCATCCGTAGTGCCGATCAGACTGAATTCGTGTTCATAGGGAAGCACAAACACAATGCGCTGATCAGACTGCTGCAAAATATACGCTTGCGGCCCATCATGCAGGCGAGGCACGACAATATGGCTGCCTTTCACCATGCGGATGCTATCGCGGGAGGGTAATTGCAGTTGCTCACTGACAATCTGGCTCACCCATGGCCCGCCCGCGTTGACCAGGGCACGTGCTTTTACTTGCTCAGTTTCACTAGTTGTTTTCAGCGTGCATACCCAGCCATCAGACATGCGCTGCGCGCGGATCAGCTTGGTGCGGGTTCTGACCTCGCCACCACGCTCGCGCAACTGAATCGCGTTGGCCACCACCAGTCGCGCATCATCCGCCCAGCAGTCGGCATAGGTGAAACCCTTATGAATCGATGACATCAGCGGCTCACCATAGGCGTGGCGCTGAAACTGGATGGATCGGGAAGCTGGCAGGCGCTTGCGGCCCCCAAGATGGTCATACAAAAACAAACCGGCACGGATCATCCATGCCGGTCGTAAATGCGCCATATGCGGCAATACAAAGGTCAGTGGCCAGATCAGGTGTGGCGCCATCCCCAGCAAAACTTCTCGCTCGTTCAAGGCTTCGCGCACCAGACGAAACTCGCCATATTCCAGATAGCGCAGGCCACCATGAATCAGCTTGGAACTGGCCGATGACGTCGCGGAGGCCAGATCAGCCTGCTCAACCAGTAGCACATCCAGCTTGAGCGCCGCCAGATGATTGGCAATGCCCACACCATTGATGCCACCGCCCACCACCAGAACGTCTACTTCACGCATGCTGAGTCTCTCCTCGCCATCGAATCGTGCCTCGACGGAGCATAGCGCACAAAGCAGACGCTTGTTTAGTAGCTTATGCCTGCCGTGGCAAATCAGTCACCTGCACTCACCGAACCCAGACCAGCAGCTGACTTGCGCAGGGTTTTGGGATGGCCGTAATACTTCAGGCTACCCACACCTTCGAGGCTGGCATCGAGCACATTGCTGGCGAATACCTTGACTGCGCCCACGCCTTGTACCGATACACGTGCATCCTCGGCCTTCAGTGATTGCAACTCAAGCGCACCCGCACCTTGTGCATTCACAATCAGCTTTTTAACCGTGCCCGTCGCTTTCACCAAGCCAGCGCCTTCGTACTGAATCTCGAACGAGTCACCCTTTAGATCCAGAATCTCGGTTTTTCCTGCGCCTTCGTTGGAGAATCGTTCCAGTTTGGGTACGGTGACTTCGATCTTGATGGTCTGATTCATATTAATCGACGTATCTTTCTTGAACGCGATCACCAGTTGCTTGCCTGTCACGGTGGTCTCTACCAACGGTAGCAGATTATCGTCACCGGAGAGTTTGATGGAGGGCGCGGCGCCGTTTCTGACGATCAGGCTATAGGCTCCTTCGGTGCGCAGCGCAGTAAAGTCGCCAATCTGTCGCTGTTGCTCCACCACTTTGCCACTTCCTTTGATCGACGCGGCAGATGCAAAGGTTGCGCACGATACCAGTAATGCAGCAATGACTGTCTTCTTCATGTTCCACCTCCAAATTAAACATACTTACAAGTATCTTATTATCAAGCCATGCAGAATACAAGCGCAGCGTTTGGAACACGGTAGAATATCCGCCATATGCAACACACAGGACTCGCCATGCCCACCGTCACGCCATTGAACCCGCAAACTGCCGCCGATACCGCTAATATCCTCGCGGAAGCCCTGCCGTATATCAAGTCCTTTTACGGCAAGACCATCGTGATCAAATACGGTGGCAACGCCATGACCGAGCCCGCCCTCAAGGAAGGCTTCGCCCGCGATGTGATCATGCTGAAACTGGTTGGCATGAATCCGGTTGTGGTACACGGCGGCGGCCCGCAAATCAATGATTTGCTGAACAAGGTCGGCAAGGAAGGCCAGTTTATTCAAGGCATGCGCGTCACTGACGCCGAGACCATGGACATCGTGGAAATGGTGCTGGGCGGTCAGGTGAATAAGGAGATTGTGTCGCTAATTAACCATCACGGCGGTCGTGCGGTTGGCATCACCGGCAAGGATGGCCATTTCATCCGCGCACACAAGCTGTTCCTGCGCAATCCGGCGGATGACGAAGCCATCGACATCGGTCAGGTCGGCGAGATCGACAGCATCGATCCATCGCTGGTCAATCTGCTGTGCAGCCAGAATTTCATTCCGGTGATCGCGCCCATTGGCGTAGGTACCGATGGCAGCGCCTACAATATCAATGCCGATCTGGTGGCGAGCAAGTTGGCTGAAACACTGAAGGCCGAAAAGCTGATCCTGATGACCAATACCAGTGGCGTGCTCGACAAAGGCGGCAATCTGCTGACCGGCCTGACACCTACCATTATTGATGCACTGGTGGCTGACGGCACCATTTCCGGCGGCATGATCCCGAAGATCTCCGGCGCGCTGGATGCGGCACTGAATGGCGTTGGTGCAGTGCACATCATCGACGGACGGGTCGAACATGCACTTTTGCTGGAGATCCTGACAGATCACGGCGTAGGCACGAAGATTTCTGCAAGCTAAGGTTGCACTGGGGCAGAATCAATCCGGTGCATCTACCCCGAAGTCGCATCCACAAGCCATTTCCAGATTCGTTGCAGTGCAATATCGAATCTTGATGCAAGGACAAACTGTGCTGCTATAGTGAAGGCTCCGGGAGCGTTGCACCCGGACTGCCATCTATGGAGGTCACATGAAAACAGCGCGTCAATTGCTTGCGGAAAAACAGAAGCAGGGGATTTTCTCGGTGACCCCCGAGGGCACCGTCTACAACGCCCTGCAGTTAATGGCCGATAAGGATATCGGTGCCGTTCTGGTCATGGAAGGCGACAAGCTGGTCGGGATTTTCTCCGAACGAGACTACGCCCGCAAAGTGGTGCTACAGGGCAAGACCTCTGCCGGTACCCGTATCGGCGATATCATGACCAAGAAGGTCATCTACGCCAAACCGTCGCAAACCTGTGACGAGTGTATGGCGATCATGTCCGAAAAGCGCTTCCGCCACCTGCCCGTCATGGATGGCGATGTCGTCCTTGGCGTGATCTCGATCACCGATCTGGTACGCGAGCAGATTGCCGAGCAGCAGTTCCTGATCAATCAGCTCGAGCAATACATTCACGGCTAACTGGCTCTGCATACGACAAGGCCGGCCTAGCCGGCTTTTGTTTTTTCAAGCACCGTCGTTTCTGGAGCTGTATGCCGCCCATCTGGCTGTTTGACCTCGATAATACCCTGCACGATGCAGACCACTGGGTGTTTCCGGAAATGAACCGGTTAATGACGCAGTACATGATGACCCATCTGCAACTGGATCACCCCACTGCGCT
The nucleotide sequence above comes from Burkholderiaceae bacterium DAT-1. Encoded proteins:
- the argB gene encoding acetylglutamate kinase; protein product: MPTVTPLNPQTAADTANILAEALPYIKSFYGKTIVIKYGGNAMTEPALKEGFARDVIMLKLVGMNPVVVHGGGPQINDLLNKVGKEGQFIQGMRVTDAETMDIVEMVLGGQVNKEIVSLINHHGGRAVGITGKDGHFIRAHKLFLRNPADDEAIDIGQVGEIDSIDPSLVNLLCSQNFIPVIAPIGVGTDGSAYNINADLVASKLAETLKAEKLILMTNTSGVLDKGGNLLTGLTPTIIDALVADGTISGGMIPKISGALDAALNGVGAVHIIDGRVEHALLLEILTDHGVGTKISAS
- a CDS encoding DUF2807 domain-containing protein, coding for MKKTVIAALLVSCATFASAASIKGSGKVVEQQRQIGDFTALRTEGAYSLIVRNGAAPSIKLSGDDNLLPLVETTVTGKQLVIAFKKDTSINMNQTIKIEVTVPKLERFSNEGAGKTEILDLKGDSFEIQYEGAGLVKATGTVKKLIVNAQGAGALELQSLKAEDARVSVQGVGAVKVFASNVLDASLEGVGSLKYYGHPKTLRKSAAGLGSVSAGD
- the glpD gene encoding glycerol-3-phosphate dehydrogenase; amino-acid sequence: MREVDVLVVGGGINGVGIANHLAALKLDVLLVEQADLASATSSASSKLIHGGLRYLEYGEFRLVREALNEREVLLGMAPHLIWPLTFVLPHMAHLRPAWMIRAGLFLYDHLGGRKRLPASRSIQFQRHAYGEPLMSSIHKGFTYADCWADDARLVVANAIQLRERGGEVRTRTKLIRAQRMSDGWVCTLKTTSETEQVKARALVNAGGPWVSQIVSEQLQLPSRDSIRMVKGSHIVVPRLHDGPQAYILQQSDQRIVFVLPYEHEFSLIGTTDEAYEGDPAQASCSDEEVSYLCNALAPYFKHPPDPRDVVWRYSGVRPLHDDDAGNPSAVSRDYVLRLDTSGAPVLSVFGGKLTTYRQLSMQAAEMLGEAMQIPVHAIRQAPENLPGGDINCEFESFLQQCAQRWPWLDAPVLQRMAHQYGSRLEQVLSGAHDVADLGEHWGAGLYSREVAYLVVHEWASHPDDVLWRRTKCGLHMGELARRRFTDAFTSHFMPLAV
- a CDS encoding CBS domain-containing protein, with product MKTARQLLAEKQKQGIFSVTPEGTVYNALQLMADKDIGAVLVMEGDKLVGIFSERDYARKVVLQGKTSAGTRIGDIMTKKVIYAKPSQTCDECMAIMSEKRFRHLPVMDGDVVLGVISITDLVREQIAEQQFLINQLEQYIHG